ATCCGGTGGATCGTAGTCTCTTGCTCATGCTTCCATAGTGATTCGATCAGTTGCTCCGCAGAAAGGGGGCGATCCTCTTTCACTCTAGCATTGAGAAGAATGGAGTACTCTTTACGATGCCAGCCTTGTACTTGCACAGTCCCTGCATGGTGGATAATCGTCAGTTCACCCTGTTCCGGCCAGGTACCATGCCACTCCTTCTCCACCTTGAGACGATCACGCCAATCTAGATCAAACATCGCATCCCAGTCAAGGGCCTTCACCTGATCCACTACATACTCCATCAAGCGGCCAAAGCGTTTTGTTCCACGTTCCAACGCTGAGAAGGCCTGCTCCACCTTGCCTTCCCAATGATCCGCACGCCTTTGTTGTTCATCATGGCGCTGTCTTTCTTCTCTACGACGGGAAGAAGCAGACTGAGGCTCCTCTTCCGTCTTCGCCTCTTCGTTTTCCAAATTATCTTCTACTTTATCGATGGCCTGCAATAACCGATACGCTTCTTCACTGGAGATAAGACCTTGCTCAAGCATATCAAGAATACGACGTTCCTTCACTTCGCGTTCACTCATACCCTCATTCATGCTTCTCTCTCCTTTATGGCTTTTCGGCCTGATAACATTTTCCATGTCCACTATATCATGTTCTAACATCTAATCTCTAGCAAGTACTCGTGCTAAGTACTGCCCTGTATAGGAACGCTTCACCTTCACCACTTCCTCTGGTGTGCCTGTGGCAATCACGGTTCCTCCACGATCTCCTCCCTCAGGGCCAAGATCGATAAGATAGTCCGCTGTCTTGATCACATCAAGATTATGTTCGATAACCAGAACGGTATCCCCATTCTCCACGAGACGTTGAAGCACTTCAAGGAGGCGAGCAATATCATCTACATGGAGGCCCGTGGTAGGTTCATCCAGAATATAGAGAGTGCGTCCTCGACTACGACGGTATAGCTCCGATGCTAGCTTCACGCGCTGTGCTTCACCGCCAGAGAGGGTGGTAGCTGGTTGCCCCAGTCGGATATAGCCGAGTCCCACATCATATAAAGTCTGAAGCTTCCGCTGGATTCGCGGGATATGCTTGAAGAACTCTAGGGCATCCTCCACCGTCATCTCCAGCACCTCAGCAATATTTTTACCCTTATAGCGAACCTGCAAGGTCTCCCGATTATAGCGCAAGCCATGGCAGATCTCACAAGGAACGTAGACATCAGGGAGGAAGTGCATCTCAATCTTGATAATACCATCACCACGGCAAGCCTCGCAGCGTCCTCCCTTCACATTAAAGCTAAATCGCCCCTTCTGATAGCCACGCATCTTCGCCTCGTTGGTCTGGGCAAAGAGATCTCGGATATCATCGAAGACACCAGTATAGGTAGCTGGATTGGAGCGAGGCGTTCTCCCGATGGGGGACTGATCAATGTCGATTACTTTTTCAATATGCTCCAAGCCCTCTAAGCGTTCGAACTGACCAGGTATTACCTTGGAATGATTGATCTCGCGGATTACGCCCTTATGCAACACCTCGTTCACCAAGGTACTCTTCCCAGAACCAGAGACACCTGTTACACAGACAAAGAGTCCGATAGGTATAGCCACATCGATCTTACGGAGATTATTTTCTTCCGCTCCATAGACCTTAAGCCATTTACCGTTGGGTTCTCGGCGCTTCGCTGGTATGGGGATGAACTTCTTACCACTTAGGTACTGTCCTGTTAATGAGTGCTCGTTAGCCATGACCTCTTCTGGCGTACCATAGGCTACGACCTCTCCCCCATGTACACCCGCTCCAGGGCCGATATCAATAATGTAATCAGAAGCCCGCATTGTATCCTCATCGTGTTCTACGACGATCAAGGTGTTACCTAGATCGCGCATCTGCTCCAGTGTATGAATCAGGCGATCATTATCCCGCTGATGTAAGCCGATGCTAGGCTCGTCCAAGATATAGAGAACGCCTGTTAACTTCGACCCAATTTGCGTAGCAAGGCGGATACGCTGCGCTTCACCGCCAGAGAGGGTACCTGCAGTACGATCCAGCGTGAGGTAATCTAAGCCCACATCCATGAGGAACCGTAAACGATCCTCAATCTCCTTCAAGATGAGTCGAGCGATTTGATACTCCTTGGTGCTTAATTGGAGTTCCTTAAAGAAGAGCAGGGCTTCACCGATGGAAAGAGCTGTGACCTCAGCAATATTCTTACCCCCTACATAGACAGCAAGGGCTGCTGGATGAAGTCGCTGACCATGACAATGAGGACAGGGCTTTTTGCTCATATAGCCTTCGATCATTTCACGAATATACTCTGAGGCCGTCTCCTGGTAGCGCCGCTCTAAGTTGGGGATGACCCCTTCAAAGCTCACATCGCCTTCCTTCACCATGCCACTATCATTCTCATAGACAAAGTGAATTTTCTCTCCCTTACTTCCATAAAGAATCTGGTGGAGCGCTACTTTATTCAGCTGCTCCACTGGTAGATCAATGTCCACACCGAAATGTTGGCAAGCGGCTGCCAATAGCTGAGGATAGTATGTAGAAGTGACCCCAGCCCATGGTTCAATAGCTCCTTCTGCAATGCTGATTGAACCATCAGGAATAATCAACTCAGGATCCACCTTCATTCTCGTGCCCAATCCATCACATTCTGGACAAGCACCAAAGGGACTATTGAATGAAAAGAGACGTGGTTCTAGTTCATTAATACTGAAGCCACAGATCGGACAGGCCATTTTCTCGCTGAAAAGTAGCTCCTCTTCTCCCATCACGTCCACCAATACCTTACCATCGGCAAGACGGCATGCTGTTTCCAGAGAATCTGCGAGACGACTGGCCACATCTTCCTTCATCACAATCCGATCCACCACCACAGCGATGGAATGCTTCTTATTCTTCTCCAGGTGAATATCACTATTTAAATCAAGGGTCTCTCCATCGATCCGTACCCGCACATAGCCTTCACGACGGATCTCTTCCAGCAACTTGGCATGCTCACCTTTACGACCCTCCACGAGAGGGGCAAGGATCTGCATGCGCGTCCGTTCTGGATATTCTAACAGGCGATCCACCATCTGTTGAATGGTTTGCGAAGTGATTTCCATACCATGGGTAGGACAGGTTGGATGACCTACACGTGCGTAGAGAAGCCGAAGGTAGTCATAGATCTCTGTTACTGTCCCCACTGTTGAACGAGGGTTACGACTGGTGGTCTTTTGGTCAATGGAGATGGCAGGACTCAAGCCATCGATGGCATCCACATCAGGCTTTTCCATTTGACCGAGGAACTGTCTTGCATAAGCAGAGAGTGACTCCACATAACGTCGTTGTCCTTCCGCAAAGATCGTATCAAAAGCAAGGGAGGACTTCCCTGACCCTGACAAACCTGTTAAAACCACAAACTGATTGCGTGGAATCACCACATCAATATTTTTAAGGTTATGGGAGCGTGCCCCTTTAATCACAATTTTATCTTGGTTCATCCCTGTTCACCTTTCAACTGGATAATAAGATCTCGTAATTCTGCTGCTCGCTCAAATTGCAGCGCCATGGCGGCTTCCTTCATCTCTTTTTCAAGACGAGTAATCATCTCACGGAGTTCATCCTTGCTATAGGACTTTTCTTTGATGGTCGTGATATAATCTTCCTTCTCTTCTGCCGCATGGGTGGCTTGAATCACATCACGGATCGCCTTCTTAATGGTCTGCGGTGTAATCCCATGCTGTTCATTGTAAGCCATCTGTTTCTTGCGCCGGCGCTCCGTCTCATCAAGAGCCAGCTTCATGGAATCCGTCATCTTATCTGCATACATAATTACATGACCACTGGCATTTCTTGCAGCCCGACCGATGGTTTGGATCAGTGAGCGATGCGAACGGAGGAAGCCCTCCTTATCCGCATCAAGGATGGCAACTAGACTCACCTCTGGTAGGTCCAAGCCTTCTCGTAATAAATTTATCCCTACGAGCACATCAAACTCACCTAGACGCAGATCGCGGATGATCTCCATCCGTTCAATGGTTTTAATCTCTGAGTGGAGATAGCGTACCTTAATGCCCATCTCTTTGAAATAATCGGTTAAATCCTCGGCCATCTTCTTTGTTAAGGTGGTAACCAGTACCCGCTCATTTCGCTCTACCCTAGTATGAATCTCCCCGAGGAGATCATCGATCTGTCCATGGATGGGTCGAATATCGATGGTAGGATCCAGCAGACCTGTTGGACGGATAATCTGCTCTGCCACAGCCTCAGCGTGTTCTTCCTCATAGGGACCTGGTGTTGCAGAGACGCAGATCATCTGATGGATATGCTTTTCAAACTCTTCAAACTTTAATGGACGATTATCTGCCGCAGAGGGCAGACGGAAACCAAAATCGATTAGGACCTTTTTTCGCGCTTGATCTCCGTTATACATTCCTCGTACCTGTGGCAATGTTACATGGGACTCATCCACCAGCATGAGAAAATCCTTGGGAAAATAGTCGAGCAAGGTATAGGGTGTAGAGCCAAGCGGGCGGAGGGTAAGATGAACTGAGTAATTTTCAATGCCCGAGCAATAACCCATCTCCCGCATCATTTCAAGATCATAGCGTGTCCGTTGCTCCAAGCGTTGCGCTTCCAAGAGCTTCCCCTTTGCATTCAGAACGGCTAAATGCTCTGCAAGCTCTGCCTCAATCCGTTGAATGGCGAACTGCAATTTCTCTTCACGTGTGACGAAGTGGGAGGCAGGAAAGATCGCGATATGCTCCCGCTCTGCGAGGATCTCACCTGTAAGAACATCAATTTCGGTAATTCGATCGATCTCATCACCGAAAAACTCCACACGAACCGCCTGCTCTCCGTAAGAGGCTGGGAAGATCTCCACCACATCACCGCGGACGCGGAAGGTGCCCCGGGTAAAGTTAATATCATTCCGCTGGTATTGAATATCCACGAGTTTACGTAAAATTTCATCGCGATTCCGTTCCATGCCGACACGAAGTGAAAGGACAAGGGCACCATACTCCTCTGGCGAACCTAGACCATAAATACAGGAGACGCTGGCCACAATAATCACATCTTGTCGTTCAAATAAAGCACTTGTTGCCGAGTGGCGAAGCTTGTCGATCTCGTCGTTAATACTTGCATCCTTCTCAATGTAGGTATCGGTTTGGGGGATATACGCTTCTGGCTGGTAGTAATCATAGTAGCTCACGAAGTATTCCACTGCATTGTTAGGAAAGAATTCTTTAAACTCTGCATGTAGTTGAGCAGCCAATGTTTTATTATGTGCGATGACTAGCGTGGGTTTATTCACATGATTAATAATCTGGGCCATGGTATAGGTCTTACCCGTACCTGTAGCACCTAACAAGGTTTGGATTCGCTTGCCCTCCTGAATGCCCTTCACAAGCTGTTCAATGGCTTGCGGCTGATCACCCTGCGGTGTAAATTCCGACTGCAATTGGAAAATTCCCATCCTCCCTACTCCTTCCTCCTATCGCCACACAATTGGTTGATAGCAACTATTATAGCACACACTTCCTGCAAAACAAAGAAAAAGGGGAACAACCGTTCGAAAATGTTGTTCCCTCTCACTTCTATGATTGACCATAATCGTAACCGAACTAAACACTCAACTCATGATGATTGATGGGTTCGTTGTATTCGCTTCCAGCGTTGGCGAATTACCTTCCAGAGGGATTCGGTTTGCCAATCCACATAGAATTCCGTCTTCTCATCTGGAGCAGTGATGATGCCTAATTGATGGTGCTCCCCTGTATAGATGGTGGCTTGAGCTAGTTTAATATTCCCATTAAGATCTTCCACCTCCAGGTGGACCTGTGTACCTTGCTGCTGCAGCGCTGCATAGAGTTCCTTGCGATTATTCACCGCTTCCCCATTCACTTTAACAATAAGCTCTCCAATCTCAAGGCCCATCTCCTGCGCTGAACTCTGCGGCAAAACAGCTAGTATCTTCACCCCGTAGCTCTTCTGGACAAAATAAGGACGGTGCTGCCATTCCCACGCTTGTTGACGATAGTGTAACCACTCATGTCCTCCAATGGTCCAGAGCACAGCCCCGATGAGGAACCACTGCCACCATACAGCGAGCATGAGAAGGAGAAGAAGTCCTCCACTATAGAGGAGCAGTTCCCACATGGCCAAGCGTTTGGCTTGTTGAGGTGTACGGGCCATGATTAATCGAGAGTACCCGATAATTAAGGGGATGGGGAGAAAGAGAAAGGAAGAAGCATCTTGACCAAACCAGATAGGCCACGAATCTGGAAACTGACTGGTGGCATCCCAACCCCATAAAAATGGAACAGGAAGAAGCATGGGAAGAACCCAGAAACGCTCTGCATAGTATCCCCCTTGGAGCTGTCCCCGCTTTCCTTCCAGGATCAACGGTGAAGCAGCAAAATCACCGTCAACTCCCACCAAAATTGCTTCAGCAATATGAAGAAACGCTACGAGGGTGAGTAACGGGAAGAGCTGAATACTAGCCATCTCCTGCCAGAACCAACCCACCATTGGCCAGGTAGCAGGAGTATTCCATAATTGGGCTAGCAATGCAAGAATACCGATAATTCCACCACTATAGGACAAACAGAGAAAGCGTACATGGAAGAAGGAGAGGAATAGCGTTAAGACTCCGACCCAGAGTAAATCCTCCAACCTTAGCGTTAGACCGGTGACTAAGAAGAGAACAGAGAAGATCAACCCCGCTAAGATTCCAAGCAAAACCGAACTCCACCAACGCTCCCAAACACTATGTAGTTTAATGTGAAAAAGGGATCGTTCTAGCTCTACCTGACGGCGGTAGATTAAAAAGGTGAGAAGGAGGAACAGATATAGAAATGGTTGTAACAATAGATAAGGTAGATGGATAAGCCAATCCCACAGTAGCCAGCCCAATGATTCCATACAATTTCTCCTCCAGTTCTCTCTTCCACGAATGCTTACTATCTATATCCAGCTCTCTTTATTCAAAAACCCATGTAAAAAAAGCGATCACAGGAGATGGCTCCGTGATCGCCTGTACGTTAATTTTTGCTCTTTATCTTCTCTACAAGGGTTTGGATACCAGTCTGCAATTGGCGATCATGTTCTGGATTCTTCACCAATTCGATAATCAGGTCTTGTAGTTTTTCTGCGGTCTTCGCATCTACTTTTCCTGTTACCTTAAGGTGATTCGCTTTTTGGAACGCTTTAACCGCCTGTTCCATCCCTTTATCATAGTAACCATCCTCACGACCAGGCTCATAGCCTAACCCCTTTAAGATGATCTGAAGATTTTTTACTTCGTTGCTCATCATATCATATTGATAAACCGTATCAGGTGGGATAATAGTTGCGTTAAAGTAATCTGGCTGCTTCACTTCGATATCAGGCTTGACGCCCACCTTATGAATCCATTCACCCTTTGGTGTTAACCACTTCGCAATGGTCAATTTGATCTCACTGTCATCACCCATGGTGAAAGGACTTTGAACCGTTCCTTTACCAAAGGAGGTCACACCTACTAATGTAGCCTTGACAGAAGTATCATGAAGGGCAGCAGCCATAATTTCTGAGGCACTCGCACTTCCTTCATTAATTAAGACTACAATGGGTTGATCAATACCCTTGGTTTTCGTTTTTAATACCTGCGTATCTCCTTCACGGCTTACCACTTGAACCATCACTTGGTCTTGTGGTAGTAGACGCTCTAGCATGGAGAGAACGGCGGTTAAATACCCCCCAGGATTTCCACGTAGGTCGATAATAAAGCCCTGAGCTCCTTGATCTGTTAGATGCTTCACTTCTTCATTGAAGCGTAAAGCAGTTTTTTCAGCAAATTGGGTGACTTCAATCTTCCCAATCTTAACTCCTTTTACTTCGATCATTTCGCCATACACCGTTTCAATGGGGATGGTGTCACGAATCACAGTTACGGTCATCGGCTCACTGCTACCAGCACGGATGATCCCCAGACGTGCTTCTGTCCCCTTCGGGCCACGAATCTTTAGGACTGCATCATAGAGGGAGAGGCCTTCAACACTTTCGCCATTCACAGAGATGATCTGATCCTTGGGGCGAAGTCCTGCCTTCTCTGCTGGAGATCCCTTCAGTGGCGCCATAATGGTAACACGGCCATTTTCTAGACTCACCTCAGCGCCGATCCCTTCAAAGGTGGACTGTACTGAATTCTGAAACTCCTTCGCCTGCT
Above is a genomic segment from Rubeoparvulum massiliense containing:
- the uvrB gene encoding excinuclease ABC subunit UvrB, whose protein sequence is MGIFQLQSEFTPQGDQPQAIEQLVKGIQEGKRIQTLLGATGTGKTYTMAQIINHVNKPTLVIAHNKTLAAQLHAEFKEFFPNNAVEYFVSYYDYYQPEAYIPQTDTYIEKDASINDEIDKLRHSATSALFERQDVIIVASVSCIYGLGSPEEYGALVLSLRVGMERNRDEILRKLVDIQYQRNDINFTRGTFRVRGDVVEIFPASYGEQAVRVEFFGDEIDRITEIDVLTGEILAEREHIAIFPASHFVTREEKLQFAIQRIEAELAEHLAVLNAKGKLLEAQRLEQRTRYDLEMMREMGYCSGIENYSVHLTLRPLGSTPYTLLDYFPKDFLMLVDESHVTLPQVRGMYNGDQARKKVLIDFGFRLPSAADNRPLKFEEFEKHIHQMICVSATPGPYEEEHAEAVAEQIIRPTGLLDPTIDIRPIHGQIDDLLGEIHTRVERNERVLVTTLTKKMAEDLTDYFKEMGIKVRYLHSEIKTIERMEIIRDLRLGEFDVLVGINLLREGLDLPEVSLVAILDADKEGFLRSHRSLIQTIGRAARNASGHVIMYADKMTDSMKLALDETERRRKKQMAYNEQHGITPQTIKKAIRDVIQATHAAEEKEDYITTIKEKSYSKDELREMITRLEKEMKEAAMALQFERAAELRDLIIQLKGEQG
- a CDS encoding S41 family peptidase; translation: MTPSGNKKVWYSILVIVIVVGATLLVANIDSLFPKTDAVNSADDPRMANRNDHVVAASGGTKSNDVDLSGISDDELKKIVEAYKLIQENYMIEVDDQKLVEGAIRGMLDVLDDPYSVYMTPEQAKEFQNSVQSTFEGIGAEVSLENGRVTIMAPLKGSPAEKAGLRPKDQIISVNGESVEGLSLYDAVLKIRGPKGTEARLGIIRAGSSEPMTVTVIRDTIPIETVYGEMIEVKGVKIGKIEVTQFAEKTALRFNEEVKHLTDQGAQGFIIDLRGNPGGYLTAVLSMLERLLPQDQVMVQVVSREGDTQVLKTKTKGIDQPIVVLINEGSASASEIMAAALHDTSVKATLVGVTSFGKGTVQSPFTMGDDSEIKLTIAKWLTPKGEWIHKVGVKPDIEVKQPDYFNATIIPPDTVYQYDMMSNEVKNLQIILKGLGYEPGREDGYYDKGMEQAVKAFQKANHLKVTGKVDAKTAEKLQDLIIELVKNPEHDRQLQTGIQTLVEKIKSKN
- a CDS encoding PDZ domain-containing protein, whose protein sequence is MESLGWLLWDWLIHLPYLLLQPFLYLFLLLTFLIYRRQVELERSLFHIKLHSVWERWWSSVLLGILAGLIFSVLFLVTGLTLRLEDLLWVGVLTLFLSFFHVRFLCLSYSGGIIGILALLAQLWNTPATWPMVGWFWQEMASIQLFPLLTLVAFLHIAEAILVGVDGDFAASPLILEGKRGQLQGGYYAERFWVLPMLLPVPFLWGWDATSQFPDSWPIWFGQDASSFLFLPIPLIIGYSRLIMARTPQQAKRLAMWELLLYSGGLLLLLMLAVWWQWFLIGAVLWTIGGHEWLHYRQQAWEWQHRPYFVQKSYGVKILAVLPQSSAQEMGLEIGELIVKVNGEAVNNRKELYAALQQQGTQVHLEVEDLNGNIKLAQATIYTGEHHQLGIITAPDEKTEFYVDWQTESLWKVIRQRWKRIQRTHQSS
- the uvrA gene encoding excinuclease ABC subunit UvrA, producing MNQDKIVIKGARSHNLKNIDVVIPRNQFVVLTGLSGSGKSSLAFDTIFAEGQRRYVESLSAYARQFLGQMEKPDVDAIDGLSPAISIDQKTTSRNPRSTVGTVTEIYDYLRLLYARVGHPTCPTHGMEITSQTIQQMVDRLLEYPERTRMQILAPLVEGRKGEHAKLLEEIRREGYVRVRIDGETLDLNSDIHLEKNKKHSIAVVVDRIVMKEDVASRLADSLETACRLADGKVLVDVMGEEELLFSEKMACPICGFSINELEPRLFSFNSPFGACPECDGLGTRMKVDPELIIPDGSISIAEGAIEPWAGVTSTYYPQLLAAACQHFGVDIDLPVEQLNKVALHQILYGSKGEKIHFVYENDSGMVKEGDVSFEGVIPNLERRYQETASEYIREMIEGYMSKKPCPHCHGQRLHPAALAVYVGGKNIAEVTALSIGEALLFFKELQLSTKEYQIARLILKEIEDRLRFLMDVGLDYLTLDRTAGTLSGGEAQRIRLATQIGSKLTGVLYILDEPSIGLHQRDNDRLIHTLEQMRDLGNTLIVVEHDEDTMRASDYIIDIGPGAGVHGGEVVAYGTPEEVMANEHSLTGQYLSGKKFIPIPAKRREPNGKWLKVYGAEENNLRKIDVAIPIGLFVCVTGVSGSGKSTLVNEVLHKGVIREINHSKVIPGQFERLEGLEHIEKVIDIDQSPIGRTPRSNPATYTGVFDDIRDLFAQTNEAKMRGYQKGRFSFNVKGGRCEACRGDGIIKIEMHFLPDVYVPCEICHGLRYNRETLQVRYKGKNIAEVLEMTVEDALEFFKHIPRIQRKLQTLYDVGLGYIRLGQPATTLSGGEAQRVKLASELYRRSRGRTLYILDEPTTGLHVDDIARLLEVLQRLVENGDTVLVIEHNLDVIKTADYLIDLGPEGGDRGGTVIATGTPEEVVKVKRSYTGQYLARVLARD